A single region of the Saprospiraceae bacterium genome encodes:
- a CDS encoding PLP-dependent aspartate aminotransferase family protein yields the protein MKNKGIQTRAVHAGEAPDPATGATTPNVVMSTTYAVDPSVQFSIADQESEGASAYVYTRWGNPTIQQLAIKLAALEGAEHCLLFGSGMAAISALFIHLLQAGDHVLMSDVAYAGASELANEILPKMGIRISRVNMSDLTEVAAAIQTDTKLVYIETPCNPICRLTDIRRVAALAHQVGAKLAVDATFATPMATQPLALGADVVVHSLTKYLGGHGDAIGGALLGPKDLLLALHQSATVRLGGIISPFNAWLILRGIATFPLRMRMHAENALQVAQFLQNHPKIKRVIYPGLPSHPQHALAKTQMANFSGMLTFQVEDGPQAAKVFAERLQIFHYAVSLGHHKSLLFYMDTASLLKSSFWLTEKQEASYREFAGAGIFRVSIGIEDGADLCADLARGLAKCR from the coding sequence ATGAAAAACAAAGGTATCCAAACCCGCGCCGTCCACGCCGGAGAAGCACCCGACCCTGCCACCGGCGCCACCACGCCCAACGTTGTCATGTCCACCACCTACGCAGTGGACCCCAGCGTCCAATTCTCCATCGCCGACCAGGAGTCGGAGGGGGCGAGCGCCTATGTCTATACCCGCTGGGGCAATCCGACCATTCAGCAATTGGCCATCAAGCTGGCCGCCCTGGAAGGGGCGGAGCACTGCTTGTTGTTTGGCAGCGGGATGGCGGCCATCAGTGCGCTGTTTATCCACCTGCTGCAAGCGGGCGACCATGTGCTGATGAGCGATGTAGCCTACGCGGGCGCCTCGGAACTGGCGAATGAGATCCTGCCCAAAATGGGCATTCGGATCAGTCGGGTGAATATGAGTGACTTGACCGAAGTAGCAGCGGCGATCCAGACCGACACCAAGCTGGTGTATATCGAAACCCCTTGTAACCCCATTTGCCGCCTGACGGATATCCGGCGAGTGGCGGCCCTGGCGCACCAGGTAGGGGCGAAACTGGCCGTCGACGCCACCTTCGCCACGCCCATGGCTACCCAGCCGCTGGCCCTGGGTGCCGACGTTGTGGTCCATTCCCTGACCAAATACCTCGGTGGGCATGGCGATGCCATCGGCGGCGCCTTATTGGGTCCCAAAGACCTCCTGCTGGCCTTGCACCAATCCGCTACGGTGCGCCTGGGCGGCATCATTAGCCCCTTCAATGCCTGGCTGATCCTCCGCGGGATCGCTACCTTCCCCCTGCGCATGCGCATGCACGCGGAGAATGCCCTGCAGGTCGCCCAATTCCTCCAAAACCATCCCAAGATAAAGCGCGTCATCTATCCAGGCCTTCCATCTCATCCCCAGCATGCACTCGCCAAAACCCAGATGGCCAATTTTTCGGGTATGCTGACCTTCCAGGTGGAAGATGGCCCCCAAGCCGCTAAGGTATTTGCCGAAAGGCTACAAATTTTCCACTATGCTGTTTCCTTAGGGCACCACAAAAGCCTCCTGTTTTACATGGACACCGCGAGCCTCCTAAAGTCCTCTTTTTGGTTGACGGAAAAACAGGAAGCCTCCTATCGCGAATTTGCAGGGGCAGGCATTTTCCGGGTATCCATTGGCATTGAGGATGGAGCGGATTTGTGTGCGGATTTGGCGCGGGGCCTCGCGAAATGTCGGTGA
- a CDS encoding acetylxylan esterase, with the protein MKILRTQPGLLFFFFFFQLALNGQSSKTTFPLCQGSFFTEEEGKAQLQQYAQTYPTLKDWKKRAKKIRKGIIKGAELPSKPIHTPLNPIYHSLQKMEGYTVENVAFESLPGLFVTGNLYRPTGYTGQRPAILTAHGHWNDPVDGGRFRADMQKRCATLAKMGAVVFAYDMLGYGDSDQSQHKHPKALKLQSINSQRAIDFLESLPEVDKDRIGMTGASGGGTQTFVLTALDKRIKVAVPVVMVSAHFFGGCACESGMPIHTSAGFQTNNVEIAALAAPRPMLLVSDGQDWTKNTAEVEFPHLQSIYQLYGKADLVENVHLPNEGHDYGISKRMAAYPFLAKHLGLSLAPITQKDGSLAEGEISLLSHASLAVFSDQHPRPASAVIGDEAIGQLADKY; encoded by the coding sequence ATGAAAATATTGCGTACCCAACCAGGCCTACTGTTCTTTTTTTTCTTTTTCCAATTGGCATTAAATGGGCAATCCTCCAAAACAACTTTCCCACTTTGTCAGGGTTCTTTTTTTACCGAAGAAGAGGGCAAAGCACAACTGCAACAATATGCCCAGACCTATCCTACCCTAAAAGATTGGAAAAAGCGAGCTAAAAAAATCAGGAAAGGCATTATAAAAGGTGCGGAATTGCCTTCCAAGCCCATTCATACCCCCTTGAATCCCATTTACCATAGTTTGCAAAAAATGGAAGGCTATACGGTCGAAAATGTCGCCTTCGAGAGCCTTCCCGGGCTTTTTGTCACCGGCAACCTATATCGGCCCACAGGATATACTGGCCAAAGACCGGCTATCCTTACTGCCCACGGGCATTGGAACGACCCCGTGGATGGTGGTCGTTTTAGGGCTGATATGCAAAAACGTTGTGCCACCCTGGCCAAGATGGGCGCCGTGGTTTTTGCGTACGACATGCTAGGATATGGAGATTCGGATCAAAGCCAACACAAGCACCCTAAAGCACTTAAGTTGCAAAGTATTAATAGTCAGCGGGCGATCGACTTTTTAGAAAGCTTGCCTGAGGTGGACAAAGATCGTATTGGTATGACAGGTGCCTCGGGTGGTGGTACGCAGACATTTGTACTTACGGCTTTGGATAAAAGGATAAAAGTTGCCGTGCCGGTGGTGATGGTTTCAGCACACTTTTTTGGTGGTTGTGCCTGCGAGAGTGGCATGCCGATTCATACGAGTGCCGGTTTTCAAACCAATAATGTAGAAATTGCTGCGCTGGCAGCCCCTCGTCCGATGCTATTGGTCTCCGATGGTCAAGATTGGACAAAAAACACGGCTGAGGTTGAATTTCCTCACCTCCAAAGTATTTACCAACTTTATGGGAAAGCCGATCTTGTTGAAAATGTTCATTTGCCAAATGAAGGGCATGATTATGGCATTTCTAAACGGATGGCGGCCTACCCCTTTCTGGCTAAACACCTTGGCCTATCTTTAGCACCCATTACCCAAAAAGATGGTAGCTTGGCGGAAGGTGAAATTAGCCTGCTTTCTCATGCAAGTCTGGCTGTATTTTCCGATCAGCATCCCAGACCTGCTTCGGCGGTAATAGGCGATGAGGCGATAGGGCAATTGGCGGATAAATATTAA
- a CDS encoding BlaI/MecI/CopY family transcriptional regulator, with the protein MKRLTEKEEAIMAIIWQMKKAFTKEVMEALPEPKPHINTISTTMRRMVDKGYLKVEDFGTTHRYYPAISKKAYTKSFIKPVLEGLFGNSFKNVVAFFAEEKEISPDELKEIIDMIEKEKK; encoded by the coding sequence ATGAAAAGACTGACGGAAAAAGAAGAAGCGATTATGGCCATCATTTGGCAAATGAAAAAGGCCTTTACTAAAGAGGTGATGGAGGCATTGCCTGAGCCTAAACCACATATCAACACCATCTCTACCACGATGCGACGGATGGTGGACAAAGGCTATCTTAAGGTGGAAGACTTTGGCACAACTCATCGGTATTATCCCGCTATTTCCAAGAAGGCTTATACTAAAAGTTTTATCAAACCAGTGCTCGAAGGCCTCTTTGGCAACTCTTTCAAAAATGTGGTCGCCTTTTTTGCAGAAGAGAAAGAAATTTCACCAGATGAGTTGAAGGAAATTATCGATATGATCGAAAAGGAAAAGAAGTAA
- a CDS encoding alkaline phosphatase D family protein, whose protein sequence is MTIKQVCFSGLLAVLLLSCQTPTPAPEGPYFGNGFHNGWADQQSITIWTRLTVNEEMNREGAPFLEVTNAQHKTLRNSTDEKEILAAQIPEGLSLDDMEGACPGANGEVQLSYYPEGKTDARQTLAWAAVDASQNFTRQWQLEGLSPGTKYHLELVARPDAQSPNSDTIQGTFLTPPAADQEKEITFAIVSCHDYPRRDDPINGHEIYPAMLAKAPDFYVHTGDVEYYDKPLPYALTEPLMYFKWDRLFALPYQRSFFSQVTTYFMKDDHDVLSDDAYPGMTYGMVDFERGLEIFDKEQFPSNDTRYKTIRWGKDLQIWLMEGRNFRSNNQDPDGPDKTIWGKAQKEWLFSTINASDATFKIIISPTPILGPDRDKKRDNHSNANFKTEGDEIRNFINQHENVFICNGDRHWQYVSHFEGTNLWEFSSGSGADEHAGGWSQEDVKPEHRFLRVQGGFLMGRVYRSEGNPFLAFQHCDTKGKVVHEEVLALKDGL, encoded by the coding sequence ATGACCATTAAACAAGTATGCTTTTCTGGCCTCTTGGCAGTTCTCCTTTTATCCTGCCAAACACCGACGCCTGCGCCCGAGGGCCCCTATTTCGGCAACGGCTTCCACAATGGCTGGGCGGACCAGCAGTCCATCACCATTTGGACCAGACTGACAGTAAATGAGGAAATGAACCGCGAAGGCGCTCCATTCCTGGAGGTGACCAATGCGCAGCACAAGACCCTGCGAAATAGTACCGATGAAAAAGAGATCCTAGCCGCCCAGATCCCGGAAGGGCTAAGCCTGGATGACATGGAAGGAGCCTGCCCCGGCGCCAATGGCGAGGTACAACTGAGCTATTACCCGGAAGGCAAAACCGACGCCAGGCAAACCCTGGCGTGGGCCGCAGTGGATGCCAGCCAGAATTTCACCCGACAGTGGCAGCTAGAGGGCCTCAGCCCTGGCACTAAATACCACCTCGAATTGGTGGCGCGGCCCGATGCCCAATCTCCGAATTCGGATACGATTCAAGGTACCTTTCTCACCCCGCCCGCAGCCGACCAAGAAAAAGAGATCACCTTCGCCATCGTTAGCTGCCACGATTATCCGCGCCGAGATGATCCCATCAATGGCCACGAAATTTATCCCGCCATGTTGGCCAAGGCGCCAGACTTTTATGTCCATACCGGGGATGTGGAATATTACGACAAACCTTTGCCCTATGCGCTGACGGAGCCCTTGATGTATTTCAAATGGGATCGCCTATTTGCCTTGCCTTATCAGCGCAGTTTTTTCTCTCAAGTCACGACCTACTTTATGAAAGATGACCACGATGTGCTGTCGGATGATGCCTATCCTGGCATGACCTATGGCATGGTCGATTTCGAACGTGGCCTGGAGATTTTTGATAAAGAACAATTTCCAAGTAATGATACCCGCTATAAAACCATCCGCTGGGGCAAGGATTTGCAAATATGGCTGATGGAAGGCCGCAATTTCCGAAGTAATAACCAAGATCCTGATGGACCAGATAAAACCATCTGGGGAAAAGCACAGAAAGAATGGCTCTTTTCCACCATCAACGCCTCAGATGCGACTTTCAAAATCATTATCAGTCCAACCCCTATCCTCGGCCCCGATCGGGACAAAAAGCGAGATAACCATTCCAATGCCAATTTCAAAACGGAGGGAGATGAAATTCGGAATTTCATTAACCAGCATGAAAATGTGTTTATTTGTAATGGAGATCGCCACTGGCAATATGTTTCGCACTTTGAAGGCACCAACCTATGGGAATTTAGCAGTGGCTCCGGGGCAGATGAGCATGCGGGCGGCTGGTCTCAGGAAGATGTAAAGCCAGAGCATAGATTCCTGCGCGTACAAGGTGGCTTTTTGATGGGCCGGGTGTATCGTTCCGAGGGTAATCCTTTTTTAGCCTTCCAACATTGTGATACCAAAGGTAAGGTGGTACATGAGGAGGTCTTAGCTTTAAAAGATGGGTTATAA
- a CDS encoding AAA family ATPase: MYFTRKIDQHLTEWAAQEDRKPLLIRGARQVGKSSSVAHLAVSFPHFVTVNFEESPRLRSIFASNLDPRRIIDALSVYYGQQIIPGETLLFFDEIQACPEAISALRFFYEKMPDLHLIAAGSLLEFALQSLPSYGVGRVRSLFMYPFSFDEFLLAMGETLLLEAKKRASFQMPLDAAIHEKLLDHLKIFLVTGGMPEVMSKYISTRRLLDSQLVLDDIYTALRADFTKYKQTVPPARLTAVFASVVQQAGGKFVYAKAASDSSHQQIKEALDLLIMAGWVIPVTHTSANGLPLGAEANMKKRKMILLDTGVFQRILGLDLSDFLFFDTPVPINKGAIAEQFWGLEYLKYSNPWSPPGLYYWHREARSANAEVDYVIPVGARIFPVEVKSSNSGRMQSLRQFLEDKNQPYGYRFSLENFSEYGGTKCVPLYGVSSL, translated from the coding sequence ATGTATTTCACGAGAAAAATAGACCAACACCTGACGGAGTGGGCAGCGCAGGAAGACCGCAAGCCTTTGCTGATCCGTGGAGCCCGGCAGGTAGGGAAATCGTCTTCTGTAGCGCATCTGGCTGTGTCTTTCCCGCATTTCGTAACGGTCAATTTCGAGGAAAGTCCCCGATTGCGATCCATCTTTGCCAGCAATCTCGATCCGCGTCGCATCATCGATGCCTTGTCGGTTTATTATGGCCAACAGATTATTCCGGGTGAAACGCTGCTGTTTTTTGACGAGATTCAGGCGTGTCCGGAGGCCATCTCGGCCCTGCGTTTTTTTTACGAAAAAATGCCGGACCTTCACCTCATTGCGGCGGGCTCTTTGCTGGAATTTGCCTTACAATCATTGCCGTCGTATGGAGTAGGGCGCGTGCGGTCGTTGTTTATGTATCCCTTCTCCTTTGACGAGTTTCTGTTGGCTATGGGGGAGACGTTGTTGCTAGAGGCCAAAAAAAGAGCAAGCTTTCAAATGCCTTTGGACGCTGCCATACACGAGAAGTTGTTAGACCATTTGAAAATATTCTTAGTGACCGGTGGCATGCCCGAAGTCATGAGCAAATACATCAGTACCCGCCGGTTGCTGGACAGCCAATTGGTATTGGACGATATCTACACCGCCTTGCGGGCCGATTTTACCAAATACAAACAAACCGTACCTCCTGCACGCCTGACCGCCGTATTTGCGTCGGTAGTACAGCAGGCTGGCGGAAAATTTGTTTATGCTAAGGCGGCGTCGGACAGTTCACATCAACAAATCAAAGAAGCGCTCGATCTATTGATTATGGCCGGTTGGGTTATTCCTGTCACCCACACTTCAGCCAACGGCCTGCCTCTGGGGGCTGAAGCTAATATGAAAAAGCGCAAAATGATCTTGCTCGACACGGGCGTCTTTCAGCGTATCCTCGGGTTGGATCTGAGCGATTTCCTTTTTTTCGACACGCCTGTGCCGATCAACAAAGGGGCCATCGCGGAACAGTTTTGGGGCCTGGAATACCTCAAGTATAGCAATCCATGGTCTCCACCGGGCTTGTACTACTGGCATCGGGAGGCCCGCAGCGCCAATGCGGAGGTGGACTATGTCATTCCTGTCGGCGCGCGTATTTTCCCTGTGGAGGTCAAATCCTCCAACAGCGGCCGCATGCAGAGCCTGCGCCAGTTTCTGGAGGACAAAAACCAGCCTTACGGCTACCGCTTTTCCTTGGAAAACTTTTCGGAATATGGAGGGACCAAGTGTGTACCTTTGTATGGGGTGTCGTCGCTGTAG
- the cysQ gene encoding 3'(2'),5'-bisphosphate nucleotidase CysQ — protein sequence MNKIDMIDIVKNIALKAGETILDVYHQAGAFEVNLKSDDSPLTIADKRANKVICDGLIALAPDIPIISEENKAIPYDIRKNFDRYWLVDPLDGTKEFIKRNGEFTVNIALVEDQKVVMGVVYAPCLEELYWAVKGAGAFMEKAGVETQLKAPTFAWTDPGLKVVCSRSHLNEETQAFINRLQQAEIVATGSSLKFLIMAKGEAHAYPRLGPTMEWDTGAAQIVLEEAGGHVINHETKEPLLYNKENLLNPYFIAYGDSK from the coding sequence ATGAATAAAATTGATATGATAGATATTGTAAAGAATATCGCCCTGAAGGCCGGTGAGACCATTCTGGACGTTTATCACCAGGCAGGTGCCTTTGAAGTAAATTTAAAATCAGACGATTCTCCCCTAACGATAGCAGACAAACGAGCCAATAAGGTCATCTGCGATGGTTTAATCGCGTTAGCGCCAGACATACCGATCATTTCAGAAGAAAACAAAGCGATTCCATACGACATCCGCAAAAACTTTGATCGTTACTGGCTAGTAGACCCCCTTGACGGAACCAAGGAATTCATCAAACGCAATGGCGAATTTACCGTTAATATTGCCCTGGTGGAAGATCAAAAAGTGGTCATGGGTGTCGTATATGCACCCTGCCTGGAGGAATTGTACTGGGCAGTGAAAGGAGCCGGCGCTTTCATGGAAAAAGCTGGCGTGGAAACCCAACTCAAAGCGCCAACATTCGCCTGGACAGACCCTGGCCTCAAAGTCGTTTGCAGTCGCTCTCACCTCAATGAGGAGACCCAAGCCTTTATCAATCGCCTGCAGCAAGCAGAGATTGTAGCGACAGGTAGTTCCCTCAAATTCTTGATCATGGCCAAAGGGGAGGCCCATGCCTATCCGCGCCTGGGCCCCACTATGGAATGGGATACCGGCGCCGCTCAGATCGTCTTAGAAGAGGCGGGTGGCCACGTGATCAATCACGAAACCAAAGAACCCTTGTTATACAATAAAGAAAATTTGTTGAACCCCTACTTCATTGCATATGGGGATAGTAAATAA
- a CDS encoding P1 family peptidase, with protein sequence MNKSILFLLLILFPMSIFSQAKRARDIGIPLEGEPGPYNAITDVAGVEVGHTTLIEGEGPLKVGKGPIRTGVTAVLPRGKAYDPVFAGWYSLNGNGEMTGTTWVEESGFLEGPVMITNTHSVGVVRDALINWQYEHGYYAELPGEPGVFWALPVVAETYDGGLNDINGFHVKKEHVYAALDTAQSGQVQEGAVGGGTGMMCHLFKGGIGTSSRVIEIDTAEYTLGVLVQANYGNRRTFTVAGVPVGQEITDLMPEFHQNPEEDRGSIIVIVATDAPLLPHQLKRIARRVPIGISRVGGYGGNGSGDIFIAFSTANAGAADRENMQQLQMLPNDAMSPLFEATAQATEEAILNALMAAETMVGINGNTVYELPEDRLIELLKKYNRVKK encoded by the coding sequence ATGAATAAAAGCATTCTTTTTTTGTTACTAATCTTATTTCCCATGTCTATTTTTTCGCAAGCAAAAAGAGCCAGGGACATTGGCATCCCATTGGAAGGCGAGCCTGGACCTTATAATGCCATCACCGACGTAGCAGGCGTGGAAGTTGGGCACACGACCCTCATCGAAGGAGAAGGCCCGCTAAAAGTAGGCAAAGGCCCGATTCGAACCGGCGTAACGGCCGTTTTGCCCAGAGGTAAAGCCTACGATCCCGTTTTTGCCGGTTGGTATAGCCTCAATGGGAACGGAGAGATGACTGGTACGACCTGGGTAGAGGAATCCGGTTTCCTGGAGGGCCCCGTGATGATTACCAATACCCACAGTGTGGGTGTGGTCAGAGATGCCTTGATCAATTGGCAATATGAACATGGCTATTATGCCGAGCTACCTGGCGAACCCGGCGTATTTTGGGCCTTGCCAGTGGTCGCCGAAACCTACGATGGTGGTCTAAATGACATCAACGGGTTCCATGTGAAAAAAGAACATGTGTATGCCGCCTTGGATACGGCCCAATCGGGCCAGGTGCAGGAAGGCGCGGTGGGCGGCGGAACCGGCATGATGTGCCATCTTTTTAAAGGTGGCATCGGGACTTCTTCCCGTGTGATCGAAATCGATACGGCTGAATATACCCTTGGTGTCCTGGTACAGGCCAATTATGGCAACCGGCGGACTTTTACGGTCGCTGGTGTGCCTGTCGGGCAAGAAATAACCGACCTCATGCCGGAGTTTCACCAAAACCCGGAAGAAGATCGCGGCTCCATCATTGTCATCGTCGCCACAGATGCGCCCCTATTACCCCATCAGCTCAAACGGATAGCCAGAAGGGTGCCGATTGGTATCAGCCGGGTAGGCGGCTACGGCGGCAATGGTTCTGGCGATATCTTCATCGCTTTCTCCACGGCAAATGCAGGCGCTGCTGACCGCGAAAACATGCAACAACTGCAAATGTTACCCAATGACGCCATGTCCCCCCTTTTTGAAGCCACGGCCCAAGCAACCGAGGAAGCGATCCTCAATGCCCTGATGGCGGCCGAAACAATGGTGGGGATAAATGGGAATACCGTGTATGAATTGCCGGAGGATCGATTGATCGAATTGTTGAAAAAATACAATCGGGTGAAGAAATAA
- a CDS encoding M56 family metallopeptidase — translation MGFAMYLLKANIILSVLFGAYWLLLKNERFFQLNRFILMGSLLAALLGPLLPEWSATGVQSPFLGQVHEKITAINPMAPVFQVNEPQASTKTPTAIDGTGIQTLPATPAASGSIFLIGVTCLYLAVAIVLFLSFLFQLLKLFAIQYERDRLTQKGFMLIEHDRDIPPFSFFKLLVINPNQFDAPKLEQVIAHEKVHIRQWHSIDILFVELSCMLCWFNPLLWLFRRYTKLNLEYIADEAVLDTGIDKKAYQYHLLYTSLKPSKYRLSNLFHSSPIKLRIKMMNTNKFSPLGLLKYGLIVPLLVGLYFMIQPQQVQAQTVSVVSGTTTTSNAAAQNDENIYIIFNSGITKDVLNEVISELKSRNVFVNVKNKNFNDGALTAIDVEIEVPGSFSSRLSSEGDKMAFTPLVFVYETDKGQTLSFTKGIPDKVSDKGRKLLTQNLMSGLSIVRRNGGMHTIGVIHLD, via the coding sequence ATGGGTTTTGCGATGTATTTGTTAAAAGCCAATATTATCCTATCGGTATTGTTTGGCGCTTATTGGTTATTGCTAAAAAACGAACGTTTTTTTCAGCTGAATCGATTTATCCTGATGGGAAGCTTATTGGCGGCGCTTTTAGGGCCCTTATTGCCAGAATGGTCGGCGACGGGGGTTCAAAGTCCTTTTCTAGGGCAAGTGCATGAAAAAATTACGGCGATAAATCCGATGGCACCTGTTTTTCAGGTTAATGAGCCCCAAGCATCTACAAAAACGCCAACTGCTATTGATGGTACAGGGATCCAAACATTACCGGCTACGCCTGCTGCTAGTGGTTCCATCTTTTTGATTGGGGTTACTTGTCTATATCTGGCGGTTGCAATCGTTCTTTTTCTCAGCTTTCTATTTCAATTACTCAAACTGTTTGCCATACAGTATGAGCGCGACCGTCTTACACAAAAGGGCTTTATGCTGATCGAACATGATCGCGATATTCCGCCTTTTTCCTTTTTCAAGCTATTGGTTATCAATCCAAATCAATTCGACGCACCAAAATTAGAACAAGTCATTGCACACGAAAAGGTGCATATCAGACAATGGCATAGTATCGACATTTTATTTGTAGAATTAAGTTGCATGCTATGCTGGTTCAACCCCTTGTTATGGCTTTTCAGGCGATATACGAAGCTTAATCTCGAGTATATAGCCGATGAGGCGGTATTGGATACTGGTATAGACAAAAAAGCTTACCAATATCACCTCTTGTATACGAGCCTGAAACCCAGCAAGTACCGGTTGAGCAATTTATTCCATTCTTCACCAATTAAACTTCGCATTAAAATGATGAATACCAATAAATTTTCTCCATTAGGGCTGCTTAAATATGGCTTGATCGTTCCACTTCTAGTTGGACTTTATTTTATGATTCAACCGCAACAAGTACAAGCGCAGACTGTTTCAGTTGTTAGTGGTACGACCACCACCTCCAATGCAGCAGCGCAAAACGATGAAAACATTTATATCATCTTTAATTCGGGTATTACCAAGGATGTCCTGAATGAGGTAATTTCTGAACTTAAATCCCGGAATGTTTTCGTAAATGTCAAAAACAAAAACTTCAATGACGGCGCATTGACCGCTATTGATGTGGAAATTGAAGTGCCTGGGAGCTTTAGCAGTCGGCTATCGTCAGAAGGAGATAAGATGGCTTTTACCCCCCTCGTTTTTGTTTATGAAACGGATAAGGGACAAACACTCAGTTTTACCAAGGGTATTCCTGACAAAGTGTCAGACAAAGGGAGGAAACTCCTTACTCAAAATTTGATGTCAGGCTTGAGCATCGTAAGAAGAAATGGTGGCATGCACACGATTGGCGTCATTCACCTTGATTAA
- a CDS encoding DUF3830 family protein → MTGFQLRTASGLNIQFELYLEAAPITSNAFLAALPFTQTWIHASVSGQEIWTAKAPALNIIQENASVFTKPGEVVIGPIQPMRNKVAGCMGIYYGEGKGLDGANIFARVVPADMEKLLSLGKKILYEGGQEIILLAE, encoded by the coding sequence GTGACTGGATTCCAACTTAGAACAGCTTCGGGGTTAAATATCCAATTTGAATTATACCTGGAAGCGGCTCCCATCACTTCAAACGCTTTTCTTGCTGCTTTACCCTTTACGCAAACCTGGATTCATGCCAGTGTTTCCGGCCAGGAAATATGGACGGCCAAGGCGCCCGCTTTGAATATTATCCAGGAAAATGCCTCGGTTTTCACCAAGCCAGGGGAGGTAGTTATTGGCCCGATACAGCCGATGCGAAATAAAGTAGCAGGCTGCATGGGCATTTATTATGGAGAGGGGAAAGGTTTAGATGGCGCAAATATCTTTGCCAGGGTCGTTCCGGCAGATATGGAGAAACTGCTCAGCCTGGGTAAAAAAATACTTTATGAAGGTGGACAGGAAATAATACTCTTAGCCGAGTGA